The Primulina huaijiensis isolate GDHJ02 chromosome 18, ASM1229523v2, whole genome shotgun sequence DNA window GCAGCAAGCGGGGGCAGCGGCTGTTTTAGTGGCTGACACAAAAGACGAACCTCTGATCACCATGGATTCTCCTGAGGAGAGCAAGGATGCCGATGGATACATAGAGAAAATTGGAATTCCTTCGGCTTTGATTGACCGGTCCTTCGGCGACACGCTCAGGGATGCCCTGAAGAGGGGTACTGAGGAGGTGGTGTTGAAGATAGACTGGACGGAGTCGATGCCCCATCCAGATCAAAGGGTCGAATACGAGCTGTGGACAAATAGCAACGACGAGTGTGGAATCCGTTGCGATGAACAGATGAATTTCGTCAAGAATTTCAGAGGACACGCTCAAATACTGGAGAAAGGAGGCTACACACAATTCACACCTCACTACATAACATGGTACTGTCCCGAGGTTTTTCTAGAGACCAGACAGTGTAAGTCTCAGTGCATAAACCGAGGGAGATACTGTGCGCCCGATCCGGAGCAGGATTTCAGGGAGGGATACGAAGGAAAAGATGTTGTGTTCGAGAACTTAAGGCAGCTTTGCGTGCACAGAGTTGCGAATGAGAGCAAGAGGCCATGGGTGTGGTGGGATTATGTCACTGACTTCCATATCAGGTGTTCCATGAAGGAAAAGAGATACAGCAAAGAATGTGCAGAGCAAGTCATCAAATCACTCggtaaaatcatttaatatcATTCAAATAATCCTTAATCATATACATTCATTCTTCTGAATAAAGATGATGCTCAGATCTCCCAATGGAGAAGATAAACAAGTGCATGGGTGACACCGAAGCCGACAGGGAAAATGAAATCCTGAAAGCAGAGCAAGATCTTCAGGTCGGACACGGATCGCGTGGTGATGTTACAATCTTACCAACGATGCTCATAAATAATGTTCAATACAGAGGTATACAAATACAAGCAGGGCGTCTGCTCACTTGCTGGTTCCTTGCacttattctttctttatttttaatcaacTGTTCATTATTATTGTTAACAAAGGTAAGTTGGAGAGTGGCGCAATATTGAAGGCCATATGCGCTGGGTTTAAGGAGACCACCGATCCTCCTATTTGCTTGAGCGCaggtaatttattattttacatcGTACATCCAGTTCCATTCGAACTGTAAAGAGAAAACCCAAAGATTTTGAATGGGATGGTCTATGCCAAAGGAATGATTCATATTTTGGGGACAAAGTTTGAATTATATACGTGTGTATTGATTCTATTGTTACAAGGAATGATATCCGTTGCTGGCGATGAACAGATATTGAGACTAATGAGTGCCTCCAGAACAATGGTGGGTGTTGGCAGGATCCAGCATCAAATGTCACTGCTTGTAaggtatgatggatccatcaccGAGCACCACCATAGCTAATTAGAGGAGTAAAAACTACGAAGTGATATAAATGCGTAAGAATAATAGTTTATACCATATACTAAAGAAGAATCCGTAGAAATCATTCTTTTATATGGatcattttgtttaataaagtacTCCTTTCTATATTTAGTTTATTTATATCGGACACTTTTTATGTACTTGTGGGATCTTTCATCTTTTCTAAAATATTCATGGACCTAAAAATGTCAGtaaaagcaaaaaaatttaGCATACCAGAATACTAGTCTTTTTCATTTGCTTAAAGACACATGAATCTaataatgatataatatataaaaatttgatgatgataCCACAGGACACATTCAGGGGGAGAGTTTGTGAGTGCCCCTTGGTGAATGGTGTTCAATATCAAGGAGATGGATATTCATCTTGTCAAGGTAAGCCTTTTAAGTCCCTGAGACACACGAGACGAATACATACATATGCACACATTAATGCATGCTTTTCTCACTGTCTTCGTGTTGTGTGTTTAGGTGTTGGAGCTGGAAGGTGTTGGATAAACAACGGAGGCTGCTGGTCTGATACCAAAGAAGGGATCACATTCTCAGCCTGCATAGTAATCCATTACTATTTATTACGACATTAACTTGTGAAAACTATCGATTAGTTTTCAAAATATAACCACTGAGACTCACACCGTCTATATGCAGGAATCTGAAAAATCAGGCTGCAAGTGTCCTCCTGGTTTTAGAGGGGATGGTCGTAAATGTGAAGGTCATTCTCTTCTTTCAACAAAAATAGTCCGTGTGTGTGTGTAGCAGTTATCTTTGAATGAATCGATGGATGATTGTTCACACATCTCTCACTTGTGCTTATATACATAACACATGTACTGATAATCAATACCAGATGTGGATGAATGCAAGGAAAACCTTGCCTGCCAATGTGATGGTTGCAGCTGCAAGAATACATGGGGTGGATTTCAATGCAGGTGTAAAGGGGacaataaaatctacataaAGGAACATAACACCTGTATTGGTAAAGCTAACCTCCGATAATCCCTTTTTCACTTTTAAGAGACTCGAGCACCACTCACTGCAAATTATATTTGGGTGGATGAACAGAAAGGAGTAATACAAAAGTGGGGCGACTCATTACCTTATCGGTGATAGCTGTAGTATTGACTGTCGGAGTTGCTGGTTACATATTCTACAGATACAGACTAAGGGCAAGTATCTACCAGTAGTGAATATAACCTTTTATTTACTACAATAAACTAACAAATATTAGCATGTATGTGTGTTTTACAGTCGTATATGGACAAGGAGATCATGGCTATCATGTCTCAGTACATGCCACTCGACAGCCACCAGAATCAAAATCAGGTTGTTCACCACCAAGACGAACCTCTAAGATCTGTTTAAGCATGCTACAGAGAGAGCGAGTGAGAGCTTCTCATTCCTCGACGCATAATATTCTAGTTAGTAGTGACAACACATGTATATAaaatgagagagagagagaaaccTTAAAAGGTTTTGAatgtaaaattttgatatgcaaACACACCACCACAATAAGACAAACTTAACTTTGATTTTTCATTGTAATATATTCACCTTTCAGTTCATTATCTGTTTGTATTTCGTGATGTGGTAAAATGGTAGCTTTAAATCGTCGGTCTtcaatttcttttcttctttcacCTAGTAATAAAACCTAAATTCAAAAACTTGTGAAAAAAATGAACAAACTTATTCAACAAAAAGGGAGTTTTATGCACACGTTACATGAAAGAAGCTAGTGCTTGGAAATATAACTGTCATTGCTGGAATATGTACACTGCAGTTGATGTGAAATCTGTAGTGGCagaagaaaatcaaaataatagaGTCATATACTCAACTTTTGAGATTGAAGCTCCAAGCCCCACAAAACAACCTACACAAGTTTATCTCCATAGATAAAAGCAGTCTCACTTAATTAACATTGGATTAATTTCTAGTAAATTATGAAATGTTTCATCCAGACCCCAGCTTGAAGATTCGAGTAACTATATTCATGAATTTGAAACAAAACAAGTGAAGAATCTAAAGTGGAGCACTGGAGCGTAACAGTACAAAACAAGAGAAACATCCGGTGCTGAACAAGATAAACGAAGAGAAGCTAACTAGAATGTGGGAGCTGGAACGAAAAATGGAGCCATTGTTTACCCTTCCAAACCGCTGATTCTGTTCTAGGTCCAACAATGTTCCAAAGtactttaaaaaattgcatTGTTCTTTTTACCTTACACACAGTACGAGTCAAGTAAACGTGGTCATAAAATGTGTGCGGAAAATAACCTATATTGAGAAATAAAATTGTTATTGGAGCTGATGTAGTGGGTTCTGACATTGTCTCAAGCGATCACTCTCCACTCTATACATTCAATGTCTAAATAAAGTTGTCCACGcattaaattttcaatatttgtaGGTTGAGAAAAATTGCCAGAACAGTGATTCCAGTGTGACAGTAAGACTTCCAAGGTTCTCCAAAGTTGCAAAAGTTAATGCTAGCTCATCAAATTTCAATGCACCAGCAACGTGGGTAACAAGCCTACAAGTTACAGTAGAACTAATGCCCTGGcatcaacaaaatattctcctCTGAATCTGATAGTGGGGATCATAAGTCGCAACACATTGCATCAAAGAGCTAGGTGCACCAGCTCCCTCATATTTGAGTTGATGCCATTATTGATGACCTTCTAGCCTTTTGTTCCACAGCTTAGCATCAGTCATCCATAATTAGTATAGTATCCTTTCTTGATAGACATTCAATGCTTGGACAACCTTCCCTATGAATAATTTTCTATGCATCCGATACCTGAAAATAACAACCAGTATGCATATGTTGTATCTCAGTCAGGTCGTATTATTTACACCAAGCACCATGTGCAGGTAAGTTTACATACTTTATTGCGGCTTCCAGAGTCCTCCTAGCCTCAGGCATCGACTCTGTGACATGAGCACATTGATTATATTTACCATGGCTAGAAAACATTACTCTGAACCGTAAACTTACCAAGAATTtgctgatcttgctctgcggTTGAGGAAAACTCTGCAAGCATCCGTTGGCATTCTTCTTGTAACTCCTTCACAGCTTTCCTTTCAAGACTTGGAATAGGAGGGATGTCCCCATCCGACCAGGTGGGCAATGTTCTTGCAGCTGCAATGACTGCTCCATCAACAAAGGTATCCCCGTCACCAGATAGTTTACCTGATAATATATCTCTATTTCATGAGTCATAAAATAACTCGACTCAATTTACAAATAAATGTTAAACATAAAATGGCATATGAGAAAAAGTGCAATGACTTACTGTTGTGATAATATTCTTTGGGGAGGCCAGAAATATTGAAGACTGATAAGAAAGAATCTAGATGAACCCGTGAGTGACCAGAGAACTGGATAACATCCCAAGGATTCTGCAATGTTCAGGTAAAAAGGGGGAGTTGTTAACCATAAGACAAATTAACAAAGAAAAAATCAACTTTCACAAATCAAAAAAGGCATCAGAGATAATACATCAGCAATATAAAATGATTAAGATTGTCAAAATCAAATAAGTAAACTTGAGAAGCCAACAAACTTGTTATCTAAATCCATCGAGATTATGGCGGGGATGCGTAAATGCTTCTGATGCCTGCACTGGAATTAatgaaagaaaacaagagtTCCACATTTTGAAGGTGTCAAAAATATTGACAAATATTGATATATCCTGCCAACAGGATTCACAAATCTAAACCAAAGGGTTGATATTTGAGTTACCCCATGTCCAAGTTCACTCCAAAGCAGAgtctttaaaatttataaatcaaatagtcaattttgaattttgatctcGACTTAAGGGAAAGCAGTGGCAGCAGATGCATGCCAAATAACACCATATAAACCCTAACGAATAGTTAGAAGTCAAAAATGCCCTGAATAATCTTCAGCTACAAAGATCATCAGAGAGTCAGTAAATCCTCTCTTGGCAGAGATGTAACCAGAAATGTAGAGAATGAAGAACCAAAATTTTAAGGATCGTAGATTACAAACAAAGTTAAATGAGAAAGAATTACCACGGGTGAAGAAAATCCATATCTTTGCATGAAAAAGTTATTCATCTTTTCATTCATGTAGTTTACAGTCATCTGCATACAAATCACAACACGAGTATCATATCGATGATAACGAAGAAGCACCATTTTACTATCTGCATTAAAGAGAACTTTTAAGAATCATTGAGCCTAGCATTAGTTTGTCTGTTCATCTATtctttttgataaaataaaatggattTGTGGTGAGATAGATGCCTATCATATAGCACTCATTAACAATATTCCTCACCTCAATTCTATTTTTAAAGTTGATTTGCTAATATAAATTTGTCAAGTATTTGAGACATTACTTTCTTTATGCATTTAAGTAAATTATCACTTCcttaaaaattttacaattaacaaaacatgcaacgTACCCAGGAAACCAATCAATTCCCCTTTCTTTATGTCAAATGTTTTCAGAAACactttttgtttgatttttcttGGTAACCAAAAGAGCCAAAGTGCTGCCACTTAAATTCTTGCAAAGGATGCTTCTACAGATGCAGAAGACAAATATAGCATTACCTCATCTCCTATGCAAGAATTTAAGAGAcctatcattttggctctcctatTTGATGCAGAACACAAAACATAATATTACCTCATCTCCTCTCTTGATTTGTTGTCCAGCATTTATCAAGACCTCAAGCATCCGGTCCTTGAAACGCCAGTGGAAAAAACAATTCGGCTGAAAAGAATGATTCAACATATCTAGAACAAAGAACGAAACATCTTAGATCAGCGAGTTTTTGTGAACTTACTTAACCACAATCTTTCTCTCAAATTAAAATGAATCAAAATGCAAAACTATCGGATTGAAGTATACAGGATGTatcaaacttataaaaataatagCTTCCATAGATTGTGAATTTGATGGCCTCTAAATATGGATGCCCATACACAGAGAAATGGTAGGTGATCATttaggcttcagagggtgacaCATTCCGCTTTCTATCATCTATCTGAAGTTGAAATAATGGCTGTTGCCAAAAGAACAACGTTGCAGCATTATCCTTTATTGCATTACCATAGTTTGGTCGAACTGTTGtcgtttgtgtgtgtgtgtgtgtgtaaagcACATCAGACAAATATAGTAACAAAAAAATCACAGAGGCTAACCAGCATAAGGGACAAGCATATTTGCATCTTGGACTAGGGCTCCAATTCGTATCTGCTGGTTGATGCATCTAGATTGTGTGATACTCATTGCCCACATGAATCTCTCGGGCTCTAGAGCAAGACGTTTTATTTTAAGGGGTACTCCAGAGTGCTAACATAAAGATGGGATTAAACTTCAGTATATGGTAAAAAATGGATAGAAAATACGAAGTATAAAATATTAACCGATAcccaatttttttcccaaaattcaAATGCCCGCTGTTGCTGTGCTCTCAAAGCAGAAGCAAGTTTCTCATCCTGCAACTCCCGAAGGTCCTCCTGAACTTTGTAGACGCCGGAGAAATGGAAGTATATCAGGCGTGTCAAACGAAACAGGTGTAGCCATAAATAAGTTTGAGCTTGTTACCTTGAATCTAGCTCAACGGCATTTAAAATAAGAAGGTAAGACAAATAATGATGCACGCAAGTAATTTTTTTGCCTAAATCTAGCTAGAATCCACTGCATGTAGGATGTGGAACAAATAGAATCTCCTCCATCgctgatttaaaaaaaaagtttgaatgTCGTTCAAAATTACAAGGTCAAATCAATTTCTTTTTCCTGCAAGATGCATTTTCAAACCCTTTCCAAACCTAACACTAGCTGATGATCTACAAGAATAAAAGTGTAAAACTAGGATACTAAAAAAAGaattctaaaattttatcttgACGAAACATATTAGACGAGTTGAATTAGAATTAAATGATAAAGTTGCAAATGGATCTTCCAAGTTAGTAACAAAGATTCCAACCTCTGTAGCTAGAAGAAAGCTGGTACATTCATCAGCACTAGGTAAGAAGTCACCATACAGCTGCCAAAAATTATCCGTGCAATCAAAGGCGTAGAGAAGCAGACATGCCATTCTGAGGTCCCAATCTGTCTGACAGCCGAATAATACATGTCCAATAGAACAGGGTAAGGTGACTTATAGGTGGCAAATAGGCAGGGGATTTTTTAAGAAGGAAAAAGTCTAATGCAACTACAAATATGGTGAAATTCTTTAAATCAATAACATGGATAAGGAAGTACATTATCACACAGTTACCTCAGGATTGGTCGAGTTAATAATGTCAAATATAGGATGACCCACTGGTATGATATCTGGAAAAAACATCCAAGGCAGCTTACTGCTTATTGTTAACATCAATTCTAATGGAATTTCCATGACCACCTGCACAGCCAAAAGAAGATGCCAATACCAATCAATGAGAAACTCTTGAGATTTCACACAGTCAACAATGCATAGTCTTGGTGAAGATTAATCAGCCAATAAGAACAGAACTCGCCCTGGCCCGACGAAGAGGCTCAATATCTTTGGAGGCATACACTCCGAAGCCATCAGGACCTTCTCTGAACTCAATTCCATATGCTCGCATACTCCTAACATATCCAATCTTATAGAAATCCGGGTCCGCAAGCTCAAACTATCGTGGACAACATTGGTAAAGTAAATAATACAATAAAGAAAGTACAAGCCCGATAGCAACTGATTGACAAGAAATGAGAGCTAACCTCGGAAGCGGGAGTAGGCTGGAGAGGAGAAGAGGGTTGAAAGAGTGGGAAGGAAGAAGCTGACATTGGGTATAAATTGGAAGAATCGTCGGGTTGTTCATCGGTAACCAATGCGGCGGCAGTAACCCGAGGAGGCCCGAGGATTCTGCTCTTGCTGCACAAACTAATGGGCTGCAGAAGCTGTGGATTCCATATCTACTCAATTAACAAAAAGTTCGAAAGAAGTAAAGCATTTGTTCCAAAAGAGGAACGGCAGGGGTGAAGATATTATCACCTGGAAATGCGACGGAGAGATGGAGTTGATAGACATGTCAGCTACACTCAGCTTGGGCCAAAACGTTATCCAACCCATGGGCAATCATGCGAGCGATTCATTGCTTTGTTTTGTCAATCAATTTGGGAGAAACCGACCAAAAATTggataaaaatgaattattagaGTAAAGTTTTTATAATTCcggataatataataatttccataataatttttttgaggaTTAAGATATTTGATCTTTTCTTTATATGGATGTGCCCAATATATATTTTGACTGGCAacgataaaatataatttatttagatttttattagaCAAAATAAGATTGTAAGTTTATCTGTCTGGACTGAAGCAAATGAGAAATCATAATTTTGCCCTTACATGAAGACAATAGTATAATACaagaataatgttaaaatatataacaaatatatcatatatcaatatttacaataattatatctttaaaatttgttattttctaatgagattttatattgaatttattattatatttttataaatgatatttatattgGATTTTTATGTATCAGTATAATGACTTGTAGATAAAAACTTTTTCTGCTAAACAATCGTCAATCTTACTGGTATCTTACACTTAACTCATGCATAAGCCTCCATAATTTTCAAGAAACCACAACTTCGCAAACTTCTACGCTATGTCTATGATTTTATACATAAGCTGATATCCCAAAAAACGCAAAATCAAAcccaaaaaatattacttctaCGTTCACTGAATATCACACTTATCATAGACAAAACGATTAACTGACACGGGTGAATATGTAAAAAATTCTTTTCCAATTTCTATTACATTATTCTCGGTGACAAGCTTTACTGTTACACGATGCAACTCACTTGCAACCAGAAGCTCCACAAAAATATACGCAAAAGACAAACAATATGACTTTAGATTAGCTGGGAATCTCAacgctttaaaaaaatttattcatgcAGCCTGCCGGAGCATCTTCTGAAGTTGAATAACTTGCTGTTGCTGATCTGGCGGCAGGGAACTCAGCTGCTCTGGGGTCAGATTCAACACTTGCTCGAGTAAGGCAGAATCTACATCAAGGGGAAGTTGCATCTGCAGATATCAAAATTcggtcatattattatttaaaagaaagCCCATCATATTTTGTAACATGCTTACACATTGACCTCAAAACATTTCCATATGTGAAGATACAcaaatgcatgcatgcataaaaacatttaaGAGCATAGTTCACAAACTACAAGGCTTCCTTAAAAATTCACAGGAACTTCAATATAGGTTACAAAACGATCAAGTCATGGCTGACTATTCCATAATAATATATTCGCAACATATTGGAATAGAGTCGATAAAATAGAAGCAGGCATCAAGTTGAACTAAGTTTATCAAACCATCCAGAAAGTAttgtttttaattctttcaCAATTTATAACCAAAATGAAAGTTTAAAACAATACCTGAGACAACCTTAAGTGTGTAAACATGCAACTATGAAACAATAGAtcccataaaaataaaaataactccTTTTTTGCTTTGGCATATCATACACAAAATATGTTAGTCCCATGGACAAGCAACAGACATCTTATTCAGTAGAAAACTTTCCAAAACTTGACCCTATCACATCAGTGAGATCTAAGTTTTTTTACCAATGAAGTCAGACTGTCAGACATGGTTAAATTATGAGATTAAATATCAACCCGATAGAACAAAAAAAGGTACGAGAAGAATAAATCACAGCTGATGAAATTagttggaaaaaaatatataattaaaggaaaaattaaaaacctTCGAGGCTTGCTTCTCAGACTTTGAAGATTCTTCTGCTTGAGAAATTTGTTTTCCAGAAGGAACAAACGTTTGGGATGCTGCAGAAACTTGCGTATGCATACTTGCGTCTTCTGATAAAGTGGTACCCCTTCCATGACTCACTTTCACCAGTTTAGGTGCTCTAATCACTTGATCTTGGTTAGTATTCACAATTCTCACCTTCCCCAATGAACTCAAAGCAAGCCCTTTCTGATCCTTGTTCTCTAACATACCTGAGGATGTTGAGGATATAGACTGGTACCATAAAATAGAAaaaccaaattattttgaagttgATTGCAAAAGCCACGAGCCAACAAACTTTTGACGAGATGGCTTTTAATATATCATTTTCATATGTGCAAAATGTTCAAGAAAGCTTCTATTCAGATCATGGTAGTTAGCAGACACTTGTAAATGAGTCGATCTTTCAGACAATAAAAATCCATCAGACAATACTGAATCACCCACAAAATTAAGCCAGTTAAACCAGCCTCAGCATGTGCGGTTCGGTCAAGTCCTTTCTCACTTTGCAGTGTAAAGTTACATGCACATGAACACATGCATGCACAGACACGCAAATATAATACATACATCAATACAAATTTATACAAGACCCAGAAGATAACTGAAATGAAGGATGGTGCAAACTATTGTTCCTGCTGGATCTTTTATGGTAACCTATAATTATGTCACTCAACTAGTTTTCCAAGAACACTAGTACCAACTTCAAAATCTAGCTGCGCCAAAATGAAATTTAGTCAAGGCTTGGTTCAATCTATCAATCGTAAGTTCAGTTCTATACACACTATGTATAAGTGGAAAATGATTTTCCTAAACAGACTCCGAAAAAATAAAGCTCCTTAACAAATATATTCAATCACAAGTTGAATCCAATTGTTCTTGAAGTTGATTCCATTTTACGGATAATTCATTATCCCTATAAATTTGTGTCAAGTGACTTCAACTCTTGGGTTAATAAACCTCAAGCCAAGTTGGGCTTCTAAGGGCCATTGGCTGAAACCTGTGGATATATTAAGGCAGAAAGATGAGTGCTAGCATTCAGAGCGATATGCTGCCATTACACACCAAATCAGTAGGTGGGTCAGACATATCAATGCAAAAAGTTGAGTGCTAGCATTCAGAGTAATCAGCTGCCAATGCTCACCAAATCAGTAGGTGGAATTTGACCCACCTGTCGTGACATTGAAGGTTGCACTTGTTGGGTCAATGAAGAGGAAACTGGCACATTAATTTGTGGTCTGACTGGCAGGCCGCCCGATAACTGTGGACGAACAGACGGAAGGGATGAAACTCCAGATTGCACAAGCAGTTGAGCTTGATGTGGAATTTGGTTTTGCATTAGTTGTGAATGTTG harbors:
- the LOC140964799 gene encoding protein PLASTID TRANSCRIPTIONALLY ACTIVE 14 isoform X1, with the translated sequence MGWITFWPKLSVADMSINSISPSHFQIWNPQLLQPISLCSKSRILGPPRVTAAALVTDEQPDDSSNLYPMSASSFPLFQPSSPLQPTPASEFELADPDFYKIGYVRSMRAYGIEFREGPDGFGVYASKDIEPLRRARVVMEIPLELMLTISSKLPWMFFPDIIPVGHPIFDIINSTNPETDWDLRMACLLLYAFDCTDNFWQLYGDFLPSADECTSFLLATEEDLRELQDEKLASALRAQQQRAFEFWEKNWHSGVPLKIKRLALEPERFMWAMSITQSRCINQQIRIGALVQDANMLVPYADMLNHSFQPNCFFHWRFKDRMLEVLINAGQQIKRGDEMTVNYMNEKMNNFFMQRYGFSSPVNPWDVIQFSGHSRVHLDSFLSVFNISGLPKEYYHNSKLSGDGDTFVDGAVIAAARTLPTWSDGDIPPIPSLERKAVKELQEECQRMLAEFSSTAEQDQQILESMPEARRTLEAAIKYRMHRKLFIGKVVQALNVYQERILY
- the LOC140964795 gene encoding vacuolar-sorting receptor 6-like encodes the protein MASFLTLVMLVVSAKAVFQYVDARFVVEKSSVSVVSPYDLRSKHDAAIANFGVPDYGGSMFGALRYPESSQARGCSPFDGNKPFKSNSSRPTILLLERGDCYFALKVWNGQQAGAAAVLVADTKDEPLITMDSPEESKDADGYIEKIGIPSALIDRSFGDTLRDALKRGTEEVVLKIDWTESMPHPDQRVEYELWTNSNDECGIRCDEQMNFVKNFRGHAQILEKGGYTQFTPHYITWYCPEVFLETRQCKSQCINRGRYCAPDPEQDFREGYEGKDVVFENLRQLCVHRVANESKRPWVWWDYVTDFHIRCSMKEKRYSKECAEQVIKSLDLPMEKINKCMGDTEADRENEILKAEQDLQVGHGSRGDVTILPTMLINNVQYRGKLESGAILKAICAGFKETTDPPICLSADIETNECLQNNGGCWQDPASNVTACKDTFRGRVCECPLVNGVQYQGDGYSSCQGVGAGRCWINNGGCWSDTKEGITFSACIESEKSGCKCPPGFRGDGRKCEDVDECKENLACQCDGCSCKNTWGGFQCRCKGDNKIYIKEHNTCIERSNTKVGRLITLSVIAVVLTVGVAGYIFYRYRLRSYMDKEIMAIMSQYMPLDSHQNQNQVVHHQDEPLRSV
- the LOC140964799 gene encoding protein PLASTID TRANSCRIPTIONALLY ACTIVE 14 isoform X2, coding for MGWITFWPKLSVADMSINSISPSHFQLLQPISLCSKSRILGPPRVTAAALVTDEQPDDSSNLYPMSASSFPLFQPSSPLQPTPASEFELADPDFYKIGYVRSMRAYGIEFREGPDGFGVYASKDIEPLRRARVVMEIPLELMLTISSKLPWMFFPDIIPVGHPIFDIINSTNPETDWDLRMACLLLYAFDCTDNFWQLYGDFLPSADECTSFLLATEEDLRELQDEKLASALRAQQQRAFEFWEKNWHSGVPLKIKRLALEPERFMWAMSITQSRCINQQIRIGALVQDANMLVPYADMLNHSFQPNCFFHWRFKDRMLEVLINAGQQIKRGDEMTVNYMNEKMNNFFMQRYGFSSPVNPWDVIQFSGHSRVHLDSFLSVFNISGLPKEYYHNSKLSGDGDTFVDGAVIAAARTLPTWSDGDIPPIPSLERKAVKELQEECQRMLAEFSSTAEQDQQILESMPEARRTLEAAIKYRMHRKLFIGKVVQALNVYQERILY